Proteins encoded in a region of the Streptomyces sp. NBC_00258 genome:
- a CDS encoding metal-dependent transcriptional regulator produces MSVESVSSVAQDYMKAIWTLGEWSSGPVTTKRLAERLTVRMSTVSEQVRRLTEAGLLAHERYGAIELTAAGRLLAVGMVRRHRLIETFLVNHLGYAWDEVHDEAELLEHAVSDLLIERLDALLGYPRRDPHGDPIPDGSGALPSIPARSLTEMESGECAVVVRISDEDATTLRRFTELGLNLDVIVSVERRLASRALDLKLGADPGIVRLEAAEVGGVWVRPLDGATGFPDV; encoded by the coding sequence ATGTCAGTCGAGTCGGTCTCATCAGTGGCGCAGGACTACATGAAGGCGATCTGGACTCTCGGCGAGTGGTCTTCAGGGCCGGTGACGACTAAGCGCCTCGCTGAGCGCTTGACGGTGCGGATGTCCACGGTCTCGGAGCAGGTCCGGAGGCTGACTGAGGCCGGTCTGCTGGCGCACGAGCGTTACGGTGCTATCGAGCTCACCGCCGCCGGACGCCTTCTCGCCGTCGGTATGGTGCGGCGGCACCGCCTCATCGAGACGTTTCTCGTCAACCACCTCGGCTACGCGTGGGACGAGGTCCATGATGAGGCGGAGCTCCTCGAGCACGCCGTCTCGGATTTGTTGATCGAGCGACTGGATGCCCTTCTCGGTTATCCGCGGCGGGATCCTCATGGCGACCCGATCCCTGACGGTTCAGGCGCGTTGCCCAGCATTCCCGCGAGATCCCTCACCGAGATGGAGTCAGGGGAATGTGCAGTCGTCGTCAGGATTAGCGACGAGGACGCGACGACCCTTCGCCGCTTCACCGAGCTTGGCCTGAATCTGGACGTCATCGTGAGTGTGGAGAGGCGGCTTGCGTCGAGGGCCCTCGATCTGAAGCTCGGGGCGGATCCGGGGATCGTGAGGCTTGAAGCAGCGGAGGTGGGAGGGGTCTGGGTGCGGCCCCTTGATGGCGCCACCGGGTTTCCGGATGTGTGA
- a CDS encoding GntR family transcriptional regulator, protein MQQTATEPAGEELSLAERAYRVIRDRLVMLEIRPGAPINEDQLAQSLGVGRTPVREALKRLQYERLIATYPRRGTFATDVNITDLAHISEVRQELEPLAASQAARRATATDRATLTAVLRELESADPGRRDATELMHLDLQVHRAIYAATHNPYLEDTLVRYDNLATRIWCLFVDRLSDMAGHIEEHGPLIEAIVAGAPDRAAQLAGSHVVGFEQAIRAAI, encoded by the coding sequence ATGCAGCAGACGGCGACAGAGCCCGCGGGCGAGGAGCTGTCCCTCGCCGAACGCGCGTACCGCGTCATCCGCGACCGGCTCGTCATGCTCGAGATCCGCCCGGGCGCCCCGATCAACGAGGACCAGCTGGCACAGTCCCTCGGCGTCGGCCGGACACCGGTGCGCGAGGCCCTCAAGCGGCTCCAGTACGAGCGCCTCATCGCCACCTATCCTCGGCGCGGCACCTTCGCCACCGACGTCAACATCACCGACCTGGCCCACATCTCCGAAGTGCGCCAGGAACTGGAGCCCCTGGCCGCGTCCCAGGCCGCGCGGCGCGCCACGGCCACGGACCGCGCGACGCTGACAGCCGTCCTGCGGGAGCTGGAGAGCGCGGATCCCGGGCGGCGCGACGCCACCGAGCTCATGCACCTTGACCTTCAGGTCCACCGCGCCATCTACGCGGCCACACACAACCCGTACCTGGAGGACACCCTCGTCCGGTACGACAACCTGGCCACCCGCATCTGGTGCCTGTTCGTCGACCGGTTGTCCGACATGGCGGGTCATATCGAAGAGCACGGACCGTTGATCGAGGCGATCGTCGCCGGTGCCCCCGACAGGGCGGCACAGCTGGCCGGCAGTCACGTCGTGGGCTTCGAACAGGCCATTCGCGCGGCCATCTGA
- a CDS encoding sarcosine oxidase subunit beta family protein, with product MTSTALPEHPDWLWRNPDPRSSYDVVIVGAGGHGLATAYYLAKNHGITNVAVLEKGWLAGGNMARNTTIIRSNYLWDESAAIYEYALKLWERLPEELDYDFLFSQRGVLNLAHTLQDVREGMRRANANRLNGVDAEWLEPDEVAKVCPILNVSSRTRYPVLGATFQPRAGIAKHDHVAWALARRADEMGVDLIQGCEVTGFLKDGDRVVGVETNRGRILAGSVGLAAAGHSSVLAERAGVRLPVQSHPLQALVSELHEPVHPTVVMSNHVHVYVSQAHKGELVMGAGVDSYNGYGQRGSFHVIEQQMAAAVELFPVFARAHVLRTWGGIVDVSPDASPIIGTTPVENLYVNCGWGTGGFKATPAAGWTFAHTIATGEPHPLNAPFALERFATGALIDEHGAAAVAH from the coding sequence ATGACCAGCACGGCGCTGCCGGAGCATCCGGACTGGCTGTGGCGCAACCCCGACCCGCGCTCCTCGTACGACGTCGTCATAGTCGGCGCGGGCGGCCACGGCCTGGCCACCGCCTACTACCTGGCGAAGAACCACGGCATCACCAACGTCGCCGTCCTGGAGAAGGGCTGGCTGGCCGGCGGCAACATGGCCCGCAACACCACGATCATCCGCTCGAACTACCTGTGGGACGAGAGCGCGGCGATCTACGAGTACGCGCTCAAGCTGTGGGAGCGGCTCCCGGAGGAACTGGACTACGACTTCCTGTTCAGCCAGCGCGGTGTCCTCAACCTCGCGCACACCCTGCAGGACGTCCGCGAGGGCATGCGCCGAGCCAACGCCAACCGTCTCAACGGCGTCGACGCCGAGTGGCTCGAACCGGATGAGGTAGCCAAGGTCTGTCCCATCCTCAACGTCTCGTCCCGCACCCGGTATCCGGTTCTGGGCGCCACCTTCCAGCCGCGCGCCGGCATCGCCAAGCACGACCACGTCGCCTGGGCGCTGGCCCGCCGGGCCGACGAGATGGGCGTGGACCTGATCCAGGGCTGCGAGGTCACCGGCTTCCTCAAGGACGGCGACCGGGTCGTGGGCGTCGAGACCAACCGGGGCCGCATCCTCGCCGGCAGTGTCGGCCTCGCGGCCGCCGGGCACAGCAGCGTGCTGGCCGAACGGGCCGGCGTCCGGCTGCCGGTGCAGTCCCACCCGCTCCAGGCGCTGGTCTCCGAACTGCACGAGCCGGTGCACCCGACGGTTGTCATGTCGAACCACGTGCACGTGTACGTCTCCCAGGCCCACAAGGGCGAGTTGGTGATGGGCGCGGGCGTCGACTCGTACAACGGCTATGGGCAGCGCGGCTCCTTCCACGTGATCGAGCAGCAGATGGCCGCCGCTGTCGAGCTGTTCCCCGTCTTCGCCCGCGCGCATGTGCTGCGGACCTGGGGCGGCATCGTCGACGTCAGCCCGGACGCCTCCCCGATCATCGGCACCACCCCGGTCGAGAACCTTTACGTCAACTGCGGTTGGGGGACCGGCGGCTTCAAGGCCACCCCGGCCGCCGGCTGGACCTTCGCGCACACCATCGCCACGGGCGAGCCGCACCCCCTGAACGCCCCCTTCGCCCTCGAACGTTTCGCGACGGGCGCTCTGATCGACGAGCACGGCGCCGCAGCCGTGGCCCACTGA
- a CDS encoding sarcosine oxidase subunit gamma, whose amino-acid sequence MAELIAASRTSPVAHLTERMRAATVTGARGVTLTEWPFLTMVNVRVNPASEAADRIEKALGAPLPPQCGHTSTSGPHTVLWLGPDEWLVLSQADATAVAAELREALGGDPGSVVDVSANRTTLELSGPAARQVLEKGCPLDLHPRAFGPGQAVSTTVGPVAVLLWQVDDTPTYRLLPRSSFADYLARWLIDAMSEYRRVEVP is encoded by the coding sequence ATGGCTGAGCTGATCGCCGCATCGCGTACCAGCCCCGTGGCGCATCTGACGGAACGGATGCGCGCCGCCACCGTCACCGGCGCCCGCGGCGTCACGCTGACCGAGTGGCCGTTCCTCACCATGGTGAACGTGCGCGTCAACCCCGCTTCCGAAGCGGCCGACCGTATCGAGAAGGCCCTGGGAGCGCCGCTCCCGCCGCAATGCGGCCACACCTCCACATCCGGACCCCACACGGTCCTGTGGCTTGGCCCCGACGAATGGCTCGTGCTGTCCCAGGCCGACGCGACCGCTGTGGCCGCCGAGTTGCGGGAGGCACTCGGCGGAGACCCGGGCTCCGTCGTGGACGTCTCGGCGAACCGCACCACGCTGGAGCTCAGCGGCCCGGCCGCCCGGCAGGTACTGGAGAAGGGCTGCCCGCTGGACCTACACCCCCGGGCCTTCGGCCCCGGCCAGGCCGTGTCGACCACGGTGGGACCCGTCGCGGTGCTGCTCTGGCAGGTCGACGACACACCGACGTACCGGCTCCTCCCACGCTCCTCGTTCGCCGACTACCTGGCTCGCTGGCTCATCGACGCCATGAGTGAGTACCGCCGAGTGGAGGTGCCCTGA
- a CDS encoding serine dehydratase beta chain has protein sequence MALSAFDLYSVCIGSSSSHPAGPMRAAPRFVGLPDEEGLLPSGSRVRAELFGSLGATGHGHGSDKAVVLVLRTRTPSPWTPAGSRW, from the coding sequence ATGGCATTGAGCGCGTTCGATCTGTACTCGGTCTGCATCGGCTCTTCCTCCTCTCACCCGGCGGGTCCGATGAGGGCGGCCCCACGCTTCGTCGGGCTCCCGGACGAGGAGGGCCTTCTGCCCTCCGGCAGCCGCGTGCGGGCCGAACTGTTCGGGTCGCTCGGCGCGACCGGCCACGGTCATGGCTCGGACAAGGCGGTCGTGCTCGTTTTGAGGACGAGGACCCCGTCACCGTGGACACCGGCCGGGTCGCGCTGGTAG
- a CDS encoding Nramp family divalent metal transporter: MTHRRDGATLGRRAALLGPAFVAGIAYVDPGNVATNMTAGSQYGYLLIWVVVAANLLAMLVQYLSAKVGIASGRTLPQLCRDHYSRRVSFFLWLQAEAVALATDLAEVLGGALALYLLFDVPLLIGGLITGGVSFSLLLLQKPATQARFERAIIALLLVITLGFTWSALAAGPDISSTIGGLVPRFAGVDTLMLATGILGATVMPHAIYLHSALVQHRFGPGQRDDASKRALLRATKTDVVSAMSIAGVVNLSMILLAAAALFGVGVDSIEGAHQAIGDHLGAAVALLFALALLASGFASSSVGTYAGAVILDGFLQRSIAVSVRRAVTMVPALAILALGIDPTKALVLSQVVLSFGIPFALFPLVRFTRDPGVMGALVNRAVTTHAARAVAVVISALNVVLLGLTLGSW, translated from the coding sequence GTGACTCACCGGCGCGACGGCGCCACCCTGGGCCGGCGCGCAGCGCTCCTGGGGCCCGCCTTCGTCGCCGGCATCGCGTACGTGGATCCCGGCAACGTAGCCACCAACATGACCGCCGGCAGCCAATACGGATACCTGCTCATCTGGGTCGTCGTGGCAGCGAACCTGCTGGCCATGCTGGTGCAGTACCTCTCTGCCAAGGTGGGGATCGCCAGCGGACGAACACTCCCGCAGCTCTGCCGGGACCACTATTCCAGACGCGTGTCGTTCTTCCTGTGGCTCCAGGCCGAGGCGGTCGCGCTGGCAACAGACCTGGCCGAGGTGCTGGGCGGCGCACTGGCGCTCTACTTGCTGTTCGATGTTCCCCTGTTGATAGGTGGACTCATCACAGGTGGTGTCAGTTTCTCGCTGTTGCTGCTGCAGAAGCCCGCGACCCAGGCCCGGTTCGAGCGCGCCATCATCGCGCTGCTCCTCGTGATCACCCTCGGATTCACCTGGTCCGCGCTCGCGGCCGGGCCCGACATCTCGTCGACCATAGGCGGTCTGGTTCCCCGCTTCGCCGGTGTCGACACACTGATGCTGGCGACGGGCATTCTCGGCGCCACCGTCATGCCTCACGCCATCTATCTGCACTCGGCCCTGGTCCAGCACCGATTCGGCCCGGGCCAGCGTGACGACGCAAGCAAACGCGCCCTCCTGCGCGCGACGAAGACGGACGTGGTGTCCGCGATGAGCATCGCTGGTGTCGTGAACCTCTCGATGATCTTGCTGGCCGCTGCCGCGCTCTTCGGTGTCGGCGTCGACTCCATCGAAGGAGCGCACCAGGCGATCGGTGATCACCTCGGCGCCGCGGTTGCCCTGCTGTTCGCGCTCGCCCTCCTTGCCTCCGGATTCGCTTCGTCGTCCGTAGGAACCTACGCCGGTGCGGTGATCCTCGACGGGTTCCTCCAGCGCAGCATCGCCGTTTCGGTGCGACGAGCGGTCACCATGGTGCCGGCACTGGCGATCCTCGCGCTCGGCATCGATCCGACGAAGGCCCTCGTACTCTCCCAGGTCGTGCTCAGCTTCGGCATACCCTTCGCGCTCTTCCCGCTCGTACGGTTCACCCGGGACCCGGGGGTCATGGGTGCGCTCGTCAACCGCGCGGTCACCACGCATGCCGCTCGTGCGGTCGCGGTCGTCATCTCCGCCCTCAACGTGGTGCTGCTGGGTCTCACACTCGGATCATGGTGA
- a CDS encoding PDR/VanB family oxidoreductase, which translates to MPVHGAHDEVDLKLTVSRKVVLADGVIGLHLRGQEGEVLPGWAPGAHIDLQFGDDLVRQYSLCGDPRDETTWHVAILREPASRGGSAHAHERVTDGTQLTARGPRNHFDLVPASSYRFIAGGIGITPILPMIREAERRGVPWELLYGGRSRTSMAFLDDLAAFGERVRIRPQDETGLLDLVAFLGDPQPDTAVYCCGPEPLLQAVEKQCEQWPPGALHLERFAPKDLAEPVLHGAFEVELNQSGQIFTIPPERSILEVLHEAGIEVLASCKEGTCGTCETDVVEGEPDHRDSLLTPEEQASNETMMICVSRSKCARLVLDL; encoded by the coding sequence ATGCCCGTGCACGGCGCACACGACGAGGTGGACCTGAAGCTCACCGTGAGCCGCAAGGTGGTGCTCGCTGACGGCGTCATCGGACTCCATCTGCGCGGTCAGGAAGGTGAGGTCCTCCCTGGCTGGGCACCCGGCGCACATATCGACCTTCAGTTCGGCGACGATCTGGTCCGCCAGTACTCGCTGTGCGGAGACCCTCGCGACGAGACCACCTGGCACGTGGCGATCCTGCGCGAGCCGGCGAGCCGCGGTGGGTCCGCTCACGCACACGAGCGCGTCACGGACGGGACACAGCTCACGGCCCGCGGTCCTCGCAACCATTTCGACCTCGTGCCCGCGAGCAGCTACCGGTTCATCGCCGGAGGCATCGGCATCACACCGATCCTGCCAATGATCCGGGAAGCAGAACGGCGCGGCGTTCCGTGGGAATTGCTCTATGGAGGCCGGAGCCGCACGTCCATGGCGTTCCTCGACGACCTCGCCGCCTTCGGCGAGCGGGTGCGCATCCGACCGCAGGACGAGACGGGGCTTCTCGACCTCGTGGCGTTCCTCGGCGACCCTCAGCCGGATACAGCCGTCTATTGCTGCGGGCCCGAACCGCTGCTGCAGGCTGTGGAGAAGCAGTGCGAGCAATGGCCGCCTGGCGCGTTGCACCTGGAACGGTTCGCGCCCAAGGACCTGGCGGAGCCGGTGCTCCACGGAGCGTTCGAGGTCGAGCTGAACCAGTCCGGCCAGATCTTCACCATTCCGCCCGAGCGGTCCATCCTGGAGGTGTTGCATGAGGCGGGCATCGAGGTGCTGGCATCGTGCAAGGAAGGCACCTGCGGCACCTGCGAGACCGACGTGGTCGAAGGTGAACCCGATCACCGCGACTCCTTGCTCACACCCGAGGAACAGGCGTCGAACGAAACCATGATGATCTGCGTGTCGCGCTCCAAGTGCGCGCGCCTCGTGCTCGACCTCTGA
- a CDS encoding sarcosine oxidase subunit delta, whose product MLLISCPWCGPRNETEYHYGGQAHVPYPGTPADLTDEQWAEYVFYRDNPKGPFAERWMHSIGCRRWFNVLRDTATHEVLTSYRLDEPRPELPQAGGQR is encoded by the coding sequence GTGCTGCTGATCAGCTGCCCATGGTGCGGTCCCCGCAACGAGACCGAGTACCACTACGGGGGACAGGCCCACGTCCCCTACCCCGGCACCCCCGCGGACCTCACCGACGAGCAGTGGGCCGAGTACGTCTTCTACCGGGACAACCCCAAGGGCCCCTTCGCCGAGCGGTGGATGCACAGCATCGGCTGCCGCCGCTGGTTCAACGTGCTGCGGGACACCGCCACCCACGAGGTACTGACCTCCTACCGGCTCGACGAGCCACGCCCCGAACTGCCCCAGGCCGGAGGACAGCGATGA
- a CDS encoding cytochrome P450, whose amino-acid sequence MSTGTAPFTFDPFVYEDFQTDPGTWEIYTELRESHPVYYNADLGFWALSRFDDVKKAARDWKTFSSADGVTIDDIAGIVGPGNFIDMDPPRHDVYRDLVKDWFSVNAVNTLQQVIAEEAEARVKQIVARGGGDLAQELSFPLPVSTIAHVLGLPSSDVPMLAEWVQLMASRDSGSLSVPEAARSTGDKIHHYFEEFLAERRRNPGSDVVGGLAHAEAEGAPIGDGALGMLTLLLEAGSETTAALISNAVILFARHPDQRALLLENPQLLDAAVEEVLRVEPSLPYTVRTTRTSVELHGQTIPEGAKVALVFAAANRDPRRWEEPDRFNIARQRKRHIAFNEGVHSCLGSVLAKMETRTVLSAILKHMPDYVLNGEIVRTPTYTITRGVSHLPVGVAPSS is encoded by the coding sequence ATGAGTACCGGGACCGCGCCATTCACCTTTGACCCCTTTGTCTACGAGGACTTTCAAACTGACCCAGGGACGTGGGAGATCTACACCGAACTGCGCGAGTCCCATCCGGTGTACTACAACGCTGACCTCGGGTTCTGGGCGCTGTCGCGATTCGACGACGTCAAGAAGGCGGCTCGCGACTGGAAGACGTTCTCGAGTGCGGACGGCGTGACTATCGATGACATCGCCGGCATCGTGGGTCCCGGCAACTTCATCGACATGGACCCGCCCCGTCACGATGTCTACCGTGACCTCGTCAAAGACTGGTTCTCGGTGAATGCGGTCAATACCCTTCAGCAGGTGATCGCGGAGGAAGCTGAGGCCCGCGTCAAGCAGATCGTGGCCCGGGGTGGCGGAGACCTCGCGCAAGAGCTGTCGTTCCCGTTGCCGGTGAGCACGATTGCCCACGTTCTCGGTCTGCCCTCGAGCGACGTGCCGATGCTGGCGGAGTGGGTGCAGTTGATGGCTTCACGCGATTCTGGTTCTCTCAGCGTGCCCGAAGCCGCCCGTTCGACGGGGGACAAGATCCATCACTACTTCGAGGAGTTTCTCGCCGAGCGCAGGCGAAACCCCGGATCTGACGTTGTCGGTGGACTCGCCCATGCAGAGGCGGAAGGAGCTCCGATCGGCGATGGCGCCCTCGGAATGCTCACGCTTCTGCTCGAGGCCGGTTCTGAAACGACGGCCGCTCTCATCTCGAACGCCGTCATCCTGTTCGCGAGGCACCCCGACCAGCGGGCCCTGCTGCTGGAGAACCCCCAGCTCCTGGACGCGGCTGTCGAAGAAGTGTTGCGAGTCGAGCCGTCCCTCCCGTACACCGTCCGCACCACTCGGACCAGTGTCGAACTCCACGGACAGACGATCCCCGAAGGCGCGAAGGTGGCGCTGGTCTTCGCTGCGGCGAACCGGGATCCCAGAAGGTGGGAGGAGCCCGACCGGTTCAACATCGCGCGCCAGCGCAAGCGGCACATCGCCTTCAACGAAGGCGTCCACAGCTGTCTCGGCTCGGTCCTGGCGAAGATGGAAACCCGGACAGTGCTGTCGGCGATCCTGAAGCACATGCCGGACTATGTCCTGAACGGCGAGATCGTCCGGACTCCGACGTACACCATCACGCGGGGCGTCTCGCACCTGCCGGTGGGCGTCGCGCCCAGCTCTTGA
- a CDS encoding serine dehydratase beta chain, whose product MDTGRVALVGDSNTLLLADKYRIGFDSDADPVPHRRRSLPVHPNGMMSHAFVDGRALAKRIYYPVGGGFVVDEEDTGADRVVADTTRVRFPFGSAAEPLAHCGREDLAISDIMLADAQAWRPEAEVRAGLLHLWSIMQAVWSADRHREGALPGGLRAP is encoded by the coding sequence GTGGACACCGGCCGGGTCGCGCTGGTAGGCGACAGCAACACGCTGCTCTTGGCCGACAAGTACCGGATCGGCTTCGACAGCGATGCGGACCCGGTGCCGCACCGGCGCAGGTCCCTGCCCGTGCACCCCAACGGAATGATGTCGCACGCCTTCGTCGACGGCCGGGCGCTCGCCAAACGGATCTACTACCCCGTTGGTGGCGGCTTCGTTGTCGACGAGGAAGACACCGGCGCCGACCGTGTCGTCGCGGACACCACACGAGTACGGTTCCCCTTCGGCTCGGCAGCCGAACCGCTCGCGCACTGCGGGCGGGAAGACCTCGCCATCAGCGACATCATGCTCGCCGACGCGCAGGCATGGCGGCCCGAGGCCGAGGTGCGCGCAGGACTGCTGCACCTGTGGTCGATCATGCAGGCTGTGTGGAGCGCGGATCGCCACCGCGAGGGAGCGCTGCCGGGCGGCCTGCGGGCGCCCTGA
- the glyA gene encoding serine hydroxymethyltransferase has translation MATNPSITTVASLLSAPLSELDPEVATAVDAELRRQQSTLEMIASENFAPAAVMEAQGSVLTNKYAEGYPGRRYYGGCEHVDVIERLAIARVKELFGAEAANVQPHSGAQANAAAMFALLQPGDTILGLDLAHGGHLTHGMRLNYSGKLYNVVPYHVRESDLRIDMDEVEQLALAHRPKMIVAGWSAYPRRLDFAAFRRIADAVGAYLLVDMAHFAGLVAAGLHPNPVPYADVVTTTTHKTLGGPRGGVILSRAALAKKINSAVFPGQQGGPLEHVIAAKAVAFKVAVGEEFKERQQRTLDGARILAGRLLADDVAEAGITVLTGGTEVHLVLVDLRNSTLDGKQAEDRLHRIGITVNRNAVPFDPRPPMVSSGLRIGTPALATRGFGAAEFREVADIIAEALKDEQLGDERVALLRDRVEKLASAFPLYPHLSHLPHLNGDAV, from the coding sequence ATGGCAACCAACCCGTCCATCACCACGGTCGCCTCCCTTCTCTCGGCCCCGCTCAGCGAGCTCGACCCGGAGGTCGCCACCGCGGTCGACGCCGAGCTGCGCCGTCAGCAGTCCACCCTCGAAATGATCGCCTCGGAGAACTTCGCCCCGGCCGCCGTCATGGAGGCCCAGGGCTCGGTTCTCACCAACAAGTACGCCGAGGGCTACCCCGGCCGCCGCTACTACGGCGGCTGCGAACACGTCGACGTCATCGAGCGGTTGGCCATCGCCCGGGTGAAGGAACTGTTCGGCGCCGAGGCCGCCAACGTGCAGCCCCACTCGGGTGCCCAGGCCAACGCGGCCGCGATGTTCGCGCTGCTCCAGCCCGGCGACACGATCCTCGGCCTGGACCTCGCGCACGGCGGTCACCTGACCCACGGCATGCGGCTCAACTACTCCGGCAAGCTGTACAACGTCGTGCCCTACCACGTGCGCGAGTCCGACCTGCGCATCGACATGGACGAGGTCGAGCAGCTCGCTCTCGCCCACCGGCCCAAGATGATCGTCGCCGGCTGGTCCGCCTACCCCCGGCGGCTGGACTTCGCCGCGTTCCGGCGGATCGCCGACGCGGTGGGCGCGTATCTGCTGGTGGACATGGCCCACTTCGCCGGACTGGTGGCCGCGGGCCTGCACCCGAACCCGGTGCCGTACGCCGACGTCGTGACGACCACCACGCACAAGACCCTCGGCGGCCCGCGCGGCGGGGTGATCCTCAGCCGCGCCGCCCTGGCCAAGAAGATCAACTCCGCGGTCTTCCCGGGCCAGCAGGGCGGCCCGCTGGAGCATGTCATCGCGGCGAAGGCGGTGGCCTTCAAGGTGGCGGTGGGGGAGGAGTTCAAGGAACGCCAGCAGCGCACCCTCGACGGCGCCCGCATCCTCGCCGGACGGCTGCTGGCCGACGACGTGGCCGAGGCCGGGATCACCGTGCTGACCGGCGGCACCGAAGTCCACCTGGTCCTCGTCGACCTGCGCAACTCCACGCTCGACGGGAAACAGGCCGAGGACCGGCTGCACCGCATCGGCATCACCGTCAACCGCAACGCGGTGCCGTTCGACCCCCGCCCGCCGATGGTCTCCTCGGGGCTGCGGATCGGCACCCCGGCCCTGGCCACCCGGGGCTTCGGCGCAGCGGAGTTCCGGGAGGTCGCCGACATCATCGCCGAGGCCCTGAAGGACGAGCAGCTCGGCGACGAGCGCGTGGCCTTGTTGCGCGACCGGGTCGAGAAGCTCGCCTCCGCCTTCCCCCTCTATCCCCACCTGTCCCACCTGCCCCACCTGAACGGAGACGCGGTATGA